The following nucleotide sequence is from Dehalococcoidia bacterium.
GGTTCAATTCTCTCCTCTTGAGCACGCTGGGGTAAGTGTAGTCGTCGCTTACCGGACACTGCATCATTATTGACAGTCTAACAGGCCACTGTTAGTATCGCGGCAGCCAAGAAAGGCCAACCCAGCCCGGTGCGCTCGAGAGTAGAGTGCGAATAGGGAAAGCGGTGAGAATCCGCTGCGGAGGCGCCACTGTAACCGGTTAGCCACCCCGCTGAGGCCACTGCCCACACGTAATTGGGCGGGAAGGCGCGGGAGAGGTGACGATCCGGGAGCCAGGAGACCTGCCGGGTAGGGCTGAGTGGCCGCTCTTCGTCCCAGGGAGCGCCTCAGGCTCTGTTCATCGCTACAACCTAAGCGAGATCAGTCAATGCAATCCCTGTCGCAAAGAGCGGCGGGGATTTTTTGATGTTACCTAATATTGACAGAGGAGCGACATGTCTACGCTCCAACGAAACCACTAGAGACTTGAGCGAAGTTCCAGCTCGCATCGCAACTGTGCTTGGGCGGAACGACGCCACTGCGCCCTCAGGCGGCCGCTACTTTGGCCGTAGTCTTCGAGACCGCTGCGGGTGCTCCAAGGCTCCGAGGCGATGACAGTAGCCGTACAACAGGACCTGCTCGAGGCGACCGGAGTGTCCTTGGACTTGGGTGGCGTACGTGTCCTCAAGAGTGTCTCATTCACCGCTCGCCCCGGTGAGGTCACGGGTCTGATCGGACCAAACGGTGCGGGGAAGAGCACACTGCTCCGCGTACTGGCGGGTCTTGTAAAGCCTGACGTCGGGTCAGTTTCACTAGGCGATGAGGACCTGTCGAACTTCAACCCCCGCGAACGTGCCCGGCGTATCTCGTATATGCCTCAGCATGACGCCATTCATCCGTTCACTGCACTGGAAACCGTCCTAATGGGCAGATACACGCACTTGGGCAGGTTTGAACTCGAGGGGCGTCGGGACCGCCAGATCGCTCGTGAGGCAATGGCGCGTACCGAAACCGTCGAGTTTGAAAGCCGCCAACTTGACCGTGTCTCAGGAGGGGAGAGGCAGCGTGTGATTCTGGCCCGCGCGCTTGCACAGCAGGCAGCCATCTTACTGCTTGACGAGCCGTCTGCGAGCCTAGATCTCAGGCACAGGCTGTCCATCATGGAAACAGTGCGCTCCGAAGCTTCCAACCGGGGCGTCGCCGTTGTCGTCGCACTACACGATGTCTCCCTCGCAGGCACGTACTGTGACAGGCTCTCCATGATTTCCTACGGAAGTATCGTTCACGATGGTGAACCTGCCAGTGTCCTCACAGTCGACAATCTGAGGGCTGTGTTCGGCGTCGAGACCGAGGTAAACATTGACGATTCGACCGGTTGTCCACAAGTGTGGCTGATTGGGCCTACTACATAGCGAAGGTAGGTACACACATGGTAGATGAACTAATCACGATCGCAGAGGCCATTGGGCGGATTCGTCCAG
It contains:
- a CDS encoding ABC transporter ATP-binding protein, with protein sequence MTVAVQQDLLEATGVSLDLGGVRVLKSVSFTARPGEVTGLIGPNGAGKSTLLRVLAGLVKPDVGSVSLGDEDLSNFNPRERARRISYMPQHDAIHPFTALETVLMGRYTHLGRFELEGRRDRQIAREAMARTETVEFESRQLDRVSGGERQRVILARALAQQAAILLLDEPSASLDLRHRLSIMETVRSEASNRGVAVVVALHDVSLAGTYCDRLSMISYGSIVHDGEPASVLTVDNLRAVFGVETEVNIDDSTGCPQVWLIGPTT